A single region of the Salvia miltiorrhiza cultivar Shanhuang (shh) chromosome 8, IMPLAD_Smil_shh, whole genome shotgun sequence genome encodes:
- the LOC130998315 gene encoding uncharacterized protein LOC130998315 produces MESEWREVKRRGVASTYSERPPVRQLNHPSHRFYPKPYHVKTDKRYGEADAWNRDSHPCMRHFRREDKNEVTTYFFNNIPEDCSVEFLKSKFGSVRKALDVFCPTKRDLKGKPFDFFRFEGVSDPEELLADLNQLWIGSYKIRVYKPRFNRASDVVWGGRTDKENDIPSANKMNVGISAGTRKAGVSFREALLGENEDRGENCGEDIFDEQLIFQPMVDEVEWLQDAFTGYLKTDFVWEEVKDEINCECAGRIKVTTLGSNMVLVQSFCEQSVDEVLKDFDEWRVFWFQWCRPWRNIDVNPQRIIWTRWLGVPLNAWNPRFFNLACSKFGLVLKLEEGTRYREKLDEARIQISTGLQSVDRVLNCRINGVAFKIRIEEVRYLDESPTNEDRMKGDSESEWSLSPVDAIIGISSEVEE; encoded by the coding sequence atggAGAGCGAGTGGAGAGAAGTGAAGAGGAGAGGGGTAGCGTCGACCTATTCCGAGAGACCACCGGTGAGGCAGCTAAATCATCCCAGCCATAGGTTCTACCCAAAACCTTACCATGTGAAAACTGATAAAAGGTATGGCGAAGCAGACGCATGGAACCGTGACTCACATCCTTGCATGCGGCACTTCCGACGAGAAGATAAAAATGAGGTGACCACTTACTTCTTCAATAACATCCCTGAAGATTGTAGTGTTGAGTTTCTCAAAAGTAAGTTTGGATCCGTTAGAAAAGCCTTGGATGTTTTCTGCCCGACAAAGCGTGATCTCAAAGGAAAACCTTTCGATTTTTTCAGATTCGAAGGAGTTTCGGATCCGGAGGAACTCTTGGCTGATCTCAACCAGCTTTGGATTGGCAgctataaaattagggtttacaaACCTAGGTTTAATAGAGCGAGTGATGTTGTTTGGGGAGGAAGAACTGACAAGGAAAACGACATACCTTCGGCTAATAAAATGAACGTTGGAATCTCGGCTGGAACTAGGAAGGCCGGCGTCTCGTTCAGAGAGGCGCTGTTGGGTGAAAATGAAGACAGAGGGGAGAATTGTGGTGAGGATATCTTTGATGAACAACTGATATTTCAACCCATGGTGGATGAAGTAGAATGGCTTCAAGATGCTTTTACGGGTTATTTAAAAACAGATTTTGTCTGGGAAGAGGTTAAGGACGAGATCAACTGTGAATGCGCAGGTAGAATCAAGGTGACTACACTTGGCAGTAACATGGTCCTGGTTCAAAGTTTTTGCGAGCAATCCGTTGACGAGGTGCTGAAAGACTTCGACGAGTGGCGAGTGTTCTGGTTCCAATGGTGTAGACCATGGAGGAATATTGACGTTAATCCTCAACGCATCATCTGGACAAGGTGGTTGGGTGTCCCTTTGAATGCCTGGAACCCTAGGTTCTTCAACTTAGCTTGCTCCAAATTCGGTCTAGTGCTCAAATTGGAAGAAGGAACAAGGTACAGAGAGAAGCTGGATGAAGCGAGAATCCAAATCTCAACAGGTCTACAGTCGGTGGATAGAGTACTCAACTGTAGGATCAATGGTGTTGCTTTCAAAATCAGGATAGAAGAAGTGAGATACCTTGACGAGTCTCCGACTAACGAAGACAGAATGAAGGGGGATTCCGAATC